One window of the Canis aureus isolate CA01 chromosome 1, VMU_Caureus_v.1.0, whole genome shotgun sequence genome contains the following:
- the LOC144315407 gene encoding uncharacterized protein LOC144315407, translating to MRFLKPSSVWRQPCPWLSCVLGVPALRSACLCSACRAAWLPLCASTQRLHLLPDNLYLQTQARGESHHPCWALSPAFLFHCSSTVQLRTEALRRRSLSEHHVSTRLRSVSLGSTCPASHQPPCQPSCHCKSLIAHEAVTRNDFAPSLVKIYAICKAAPSAALCFVYKAV from the exons ATGAGGTTCCTGAAGCCCTCCAGTGTCTGGAGGCAGCCCTGTCCTtggctgtcctgtgtcctggGAGTCCCAGCACTGCGGTCGGCCTGCCTCTGCTCTGCGTGCCGGGCTGCCTGGCTCCCTTTGTGCGCATCCACTCAGAGACTACATCTTCTGCCAGACAACTTGTATCTACAGACGCAG gcAAGAGGAGAATCCCATCATCCCTGCTGGGCTTTGTCTCCCGCTTTCCTTTTCCACTGCTCTAGTACAGTCCAGCTGCGTACAGAGGCTCTTCGGCGCAGAAGCCTGAG TGAACATCACGTGTCAACACGGCTCAGAAGCGTGTCGCTAGGTTCCACATGCCCTGCGAGTCATCAGCCACCGTGTCAGCCAAGTTGCCACTGTAAGAGCTTGATTGCTCATGAAGCTGTTACCAGGAACGACTTCGCTCCTTCTCTCGTAAAGATCTATGCCATTTGCAAAGCTG CACCGAGCGCAGCACTGTGCTTTGTGTACAAGGCTGTTTGA